Genomic DNA from Solanum dulcamara chromosome 4, daSolDulc1.2, whole genome shotgun sequence:
taattatacttattttttaaaatattaggatttttcattaatttattttgaatgttaattaattttaattattaatatttttgtcacAATCAGTcgaattttttaatattgtctTGTCTgttaaatcattattttttcattaaattatattttttatatgtgtCGTTGATTacatttgttttttatttattttagtattttttagCACAGTATAACAATATGTTGGAACAcggataaatattaaattaccAGATATTTAATTAGCTAATGATTTTGAACCAATGATTTCGAGACCATAGTTTTATAAAATGAGATATGGATGGATAAAATTGAGGAggggaaaaaaattgaaagaaggAGGAAaccaatttttttcttccatctTCCTTCTTCTCCAAAAAGCAACTGCACCACTTCTGCCGGCGCCAGCCGCTACCGCCACGGACGCCgaaaaatttcttcaaaattttacCACATCTTCCTTCCACCCTCCTCTACACAAATCCACAAACCATTTACTCTCCTTCCTAGCCAAATTTCATAGatctaagaaaaattaaatattattcatCACTTTCTTTTTTAGATCTATAGAGTTCTTCTCATCTCCACGATATACCCTTATATAAACGTGTAGAGCTCTTCAAGGGTGATCTTTTGATATAAGTTTTTACGTCAAAACTCCATTGGAAAACATTTCGGCGAATTTTTCCGGCGACCTTCGCCACTACAAGAAAACTGGTGgctgtatacactgatatacagtgtatatactaTTGTGATATATAGTAGAATTGGGCCAAAAGCCCAAAACGCAGGTGGCCCAAtagcttagtccaggcgtacagaaactgTCGGGCCATATTgtcttatattatttattttttatttttattgattcggTTTGTAATAATTGATTTACTTATGTTGTTTAtgattgcttagatattaatcttagtttagtttaacttaattagattcctaTAAAGATAAATcatttcatgttaatttactttttaaatgattttctacctttatttAGCCATTTTGATAAACTTTACTTTCTTTACATATTATTTCCAATGTATAagcttgatcattttttcaaaaatagttttaaagcctttattttcttttaaattaatattttcaaaagttaagtcaaataattttcaaatcgtcggataaccgcgtgTTAGTAGTCACTTTGAATGCTAATActttctcaaagtggaaatttgaACCCTTATCCAATTTCTCTACTTTTAGGACTTAAATTTGTTAGGGTATTTAAAATTaaggtttcttgatttttcttaaaaattaagtggcgactcttttctaaaattaaatttctttctctaaaaattgaaattaattttaaatcatcttttttcgacataacaattAGGTCTATCAATTacactatattattttaaacCATAAATTCATATTCAGGATACCATTATCCATTTAATCGACGACTTATTTAAAGATTGCGTCTTACTTTCAATTAGAATAACAGTTAAGGTCAATCAATAGAAAAATTGAACGACAAAGAGCAAAGTTGTGGTGAGAACCAAAGCTTCAATTATATCCAAGAGGCGTGTGAGAACTAAGAATGGAGGTCaagaaatatataatattctAAAAATCATTGTAATGACATCTAAATGAAGAATCAAATTATAGCAAATTAAGTTTTGGCCTTCTTTAAGTAATATGAACAACATATTGGGCACTGACTTCATTGTTGTTAAACTACTTCTACGCGGACATCAGGAAGGCAAGATTACTATCACCAATAGAGTTTAACACACAAATCTCAAGAGCTAGAGCCACATTAAAAATTGTGAGGAACTAGCCATAGAATCTCACAAACTTGTTGATAAGAAAGGGGATGGTCATGAGTAATTGAATGCAAATCTTGAACATGAAGGAAACACAAGCAGATTAGtcataatcacaattacaaTATTTTCTAAGGATAACTTCTCCgttaagaaataagaattatgagcataaaagagaataagaaatttgaagagaaaCCTGCAAAGGTGTTGATTCCACTAGAGATAACGAGCACAATTGAAGAGagaatttcaatttgaaatttttagaaGCTTCAAAAATTGTTGCGGAGGAGAATGAGTAAACGGTGAAAGCAATAGATACATTAGGGTAAcgtttgataaaaataaagaataaattagaattatttaaaattaactaagggtataattggaaaaaaaataagtaaacaaTGGATACGACCAAAGTGGTGGTTTCAAAATGTGAGGATTTTAATGGTTACAAAACCATGAAACCAAACCATACCATATCATGTAATTAAacaaacaatcaaaacaaacgtCATTCTCTTACTATccatatcataccatatcaCGAAAAACCGTCATTCAAACAAGCTGTTAGGGAAAACTTCTTCACCAAGTCTCGCTAAAGCTCCATCTTGATCAAATGCCTCCAAAATTGTTGTCTTTCTCAGGAATGTTCCATCGTAATTAGTTGTGTTATTCATATAATTTGATTCAATTCATTTTTATAGGGTCTTACTTGCAAGTTTGAAATACAACTTAAATAAATATGTGATTATATCATCTTCAATTAGCTAATTATATCGAACTTAAAACAAAACTTCAACAAGTCACATTGAAGCTTCATCCAGATCATGtgttttgagaattttgattgGACTCACAATTGATTTTTTGGAATAATACGATTATCGATCTAATATAATTATACGTGTTCATCATTTAACTCGATTTAAATGTTATAGGATTTTACTTGTAAGTtccaattataattttaataaataggTCATTTCATATAACTACTTTTGATTAACTGATATCGAATTTAAAGAAAACTTTTACCAAGTCTCACTCAAATTTTATCTTGAATAAGTATTTTGAGAACTGTTTATTTACTCAAATTTTATCTATCAAAACAATACCTTTGTGATACACTATTATTAATGAATAATTATTGTAGATATAAACATAATTATTTGAACTAACTAAAAATTCAATAATTGAATATAGTTAGTATAGAGGTGTATCTATACCATTATTTATATCTAATACATATTAACTTTAAATAATGTTCAATAATTTAAtaagttataaaataaaattagaaaatgTGATCACTGTATATCGAGTAGTAGTATTACATAAAGAAAATTATAACCAAAACTTCTTTTTATGACTACAAGTTAAGTGTATGTGCTTTGCACGTGTGTATCAcgtttattaataataaatatatattaaaaaattatatatatatatatatatatatatattattaaatataaaaagaataaattatcgTGTGCGCATCCTTATATTATTGAGtataaaatttcaaagaaataaTGTAAAAGAATTTAAGATAAAAAAGGTGTATTTAAAGTTGAAGAGTAGCACGTTAACTCACTATCATGGTAACAATTAAGAAGCAAAATTAAGTATAGtgaacaaaattttatttacatttaCATGTTGAtgagagaaaatcttaaaattctTACCATATATTAATTCTCTTAGTatcttttatgatatatttcaggACTCGATCACAATGCCAACTTAACCTTCTGAAGCTTTCAAATCAAAGAAAGCTATTTGCAAGACAATTCCAAGTTTCAATTGATCTTCGAATCAAATGTtcataattttatcatatcaaatcTCTTGTGATTAATATTTTGTCACAGCGCTAAAAATCAAGAATCAGAAAAAGACTTGACCTTTAATTGTAAAAGTTACCCATAGTCATGCATTGTCAATACTTTTCAGTTGTAAAGAAAAGTGAAGTAAAGATTAGAAAAGTGAAAATGGACTAATAAATTATTGTATTCAAAATAGGATGTTTGTTTTTGACGTCTCCGTTCAAGCAACATAAGCCAATTAGCTTAAGATGTAGGAATAATATATCTTCTCAATCCACCTATTGAATACATATTCAAGATAGAGCAACAATCTTATAACAAAGAAATACTcgtaaattcaaaaaatattgaaattaaaaTAACATAACATCAAGCGGAGGCGAACAATTATAAATTTTGGTGACAATAAATTAGATGGGAAAAAAAACCATAATAAGAAAGcataatatttaatatgatTTGATCAAGTGACATACACATTAGAATTAAATgaatatttaaaacataaaactTATGGAGAGAATAATCTTCTCCTAAACTCAATAATGACTACATTATTGgtgttattctattttttttggtaggaaaaaattctcaatttataGAGGTCCAAAATTTTTCTCAGCAAGAGAGGAttaatcaaatatgaaaaagattatttccaacaaaaaaaacCTTTCACCAAAAAAGTAAttctaattataataaaaaacgTTTTGGTGTAATGATAAATACCAACAACTTACTTAtgaagaaataaattaaaatacttaacataaaaaaataatagtactCAAAAATATTACTTACATAATCTCGAATTCTTTTCAATTGAAATGCCGTGTAGTTAATACCAATTAATAAAGATATGAATTGTtataatttcaatattttaaactttAGACTtctatcatatatatttttcttaattattaattctCTTAATACtacttatcatatattttacttttatcaaatattttagaactttttagtttttaaaatatatttttctcttgcCATATATTTAAGactctttaatttaaatattataaatataattaaataataacttttagAAAAGAGTGAAAAGCCATTTTGcttaaagaaaattgacaaagaGGAACCCAAAACCCCTAAACTCTCAAAACAGATCCAAAATCCATTCAACGAAGAAACAAACATCTTCTTCCTCTGTTTCCACTCTCAATTCAAGAAAAAAGGTATTGAATTTCTACGGTTTCTTTAACTTACTTAGGCATATTGATTGAAGTAGATTCTTCTTTTGATCAATCAAAACCCCTTTTCAAACTGTATATGAAAACACTATGAATATAATGCGTATTAATAGAAGAGCAATATTCTATAagcaaattttttttatagcaTTTGCTGTTGAAATTCAGTATCCAGTATGGGTTAGAAGCTTTTGATTAccaaataaaagtaaaacttAGGATGAGGATGTGAAGGATTTTTAGGGGTCAAGATCGAAGGGTGTTAGGTTTGTCTCTAATGGGCAAATtagttcaaatatatttttagattagtccgtttatttcaatttatatgatataatttgactTAAATGATTTAGTTTGAAATgacttgaaattgaaaaaaaaaaaatatttgtgaaatttGCAGTTgtctaaatttaatttttcttttccctctGTTGTACTTGCCACACAAGTATTTTTACTTTcttctttagttttttttttggcaaCAACTTTCTTCTTTAGTTGCTAAAATTGTAGACATTGAAACAAttaccttttattttttaaatttatttatgttgATCGGTTCTCACCAATTTAAGGTGCGTAATGGTAATTTCATTTAACTGAGAGTGAAATTCTGTGACAAACTTTTACGTTTTTGAATGTTTTGAACAAAGTTAATGTTTTTTATGGTACACATCACTAAAATCAAATGCGTCATTGTACATATTAAATATAGCTAAGTTTCCAAAGCTTTGTTAAAAGAGACTCTTTAtgcaaaatatttaattgtttCGAGCTTGAACCCTTTTAAGATTATTGAGTTTTATTATCTTTATAAAAATTGGTCATATAAGTTGTTAATGTAGATTTTAGTAAAGATAATGCTTTTACGTAAAATATATGATCATATgtactttttaaattatatatatagtacaATTGTTTTTGCCTTTtgataatattaatttattttatcgaAAATTTGTAGGCAAATTTATAGAATTATTAAAATAGCTTGGAGATGATGACATgagaaaaaggagaaaacgGTGCCGCTTAGGGTCCTATTTTGAtagctattatggaagaattatGTATTGTAATGTTCTAAAATTGAAATATGTGTAGCTAATTTTTAGCCACACTACATCTTGTTACGAAtgctaagaaaataaaattaattagctatataaatttatttagcTAGGATGTATTCTGTGTGTTCttgtttaatatttattattacaaATATTCACCTATAATATTTAGTTTTAAGCTGAATATTTACCCAAAAAGTAAACGTAAAAgggagaaagaaaaaagaagaggaaagcAAAGGTATAAATTCTTGTATAGAAGATTAGTGCATGCAAACATAAAAGCATACTAAGTGCAACTCCAGAAGCATCTTATGTCACTTTCAGGTTACACTATCTGCCTTTTATACACACTGCACCTGCACTGCTCTCTCTGTGCTCAACTCTCTCTTAAATTCTCTTCTATCAATACTACTACTTTCTAAAAGATCAAATTAAACTCTCTCTCTATTTTCTCTCTTCAACTCATTCTTATGGGCTCCTCTCCACCTGATCAAGAACAACCACCTCAGCTTCCCCAACTTCATTACAGGGTCATCCTCTTAACTTGTACTattaatttctctttcaactttCCTTTTTTCATAAAAAGTTTTACTTAATAAGTTTACTTTTCATTTCTTCAGACATTGGTTTTGAAAGTTTCCATCCACTGTCCAGGCTGCAAGAGAAAAGTAAAGAAAGTTTTGCAAAGCATTGAAGGTTCCTTCCTTACTCTTCGATCTTCTACATAAATATGCGTAGCATCTACGTAGGTTCGGTAGATTTTGCTCAAATAATACATTTGTGTTAATAAATTTGTTAATATAtataagtattaaattattatcacttaaaatcatcattttaaaactcataaagttgaaattctaattttgtcTTGGTATATATGCATGTCTAAATCACTTAAAATCGTCATGTTGTGTTTTTCTGCAGGTGTTTATACAACAGATATTCATCCACAGCAGCAGAAAGTCATAGTGACTGGAAATGTTGAAGCTGAGACTTTgataaagaagttggtgaggaATGGAAGGAGTGCTGAGCTATGGCCAGAGCCGAAGCCTatattaaaagagaaaaaaccaaagaaaaaagaaaactgCGACGATGACGATGATGATGAACAAGAAGATGatgaacataataataataataatgatgaaaaaACAGCTGAACATGGTGTTAGATTCGGCGGAGTTGAGACTTTTACTGCAGATGTCAAGGAAGTAAGGCCAGATGAAAGGCCACCGGAGAATGTCGCCGTCGTTGAGAGGTTCGCCGCCGGCGAGCAAAAGCCCGGTGCAGGACAAGGTgctaagaagaagaaaaagaaaaagaagaagagtagTAGTGGGAATACCAACAATACAAATGCGAGTGTAGGTTCTAATGGTGCACATCCAAGCAGCGAATCAGATGTCTCTAAAATGGGTCCCATGAATCAAGCAAATCCGCCCCATTCATTTCAGCATCCTTATCCAAAATCGTACGATCCGAATCCACATACTAGTTATTATGTACCTCAGCAGCATCAGAGTTATGTGGTGAATTACAATGCGGCAAATCCTATGGTAAGCAGTGGACTGCCATATTACTATATTCCATCGTCACCGTACATGCAATCAGATGTTTATTCGAAGCAACAATCTACACCGTTGGATTCTTTTGAAATATTGAGTGACGAGAACCCTCATGCTTGCTATATCATGTGATCAAAGTTGATgtaaaattagagttttatttaatttgcagTTGTTGCATCATGCTTTAATTTAGATTTTAGAAGGTATGTTATAAGATCCTCTTATTTCTGTATGTAGAACTAGTACTAGTAAAGCATATTGTAAAATGTAATGCTCTACTTACATACAACTACATTATATTTTAACTTGATTATTAGGAGTCGTTTGGTAGATGAATAAGtaacaaattatttatatattaatttttgtataatttataCGGCATTTGATTgacaatttaaattttttcataattaataactaatatatgtataagttataagaaaatttatgtattattttaagcaagataaaatgtaaaataactaaatatatgtttaattaatatatgaataaaataatatatagatgcactcataattaattatatctccTATATTCAGTGGTGAAGCCagaatttattttcaataacagggttcaaaatctgaaaaagtaaaCATGCGAACTAACCGAAGGGGTTCGATATCTACtatttaaacataaaaaaatattttaactatgtataaatagtatattttttaCCGAATGGAATTTGAATGAACCCCCTAGCCACCATGTGACTCCACCCCTACCTATATTATTAATATCTGTATAACTTTAACTAGACTCCTAGCTATTTTATATATGTCACATGAACAAAAACTTGTTATTAGAGGCCAGACTCAATATTTTAAGCCACTTTAGAAGAGTTTAGAAGCATGGATGGTGCTAGAAGGTCATAAATGAATCTGGTCAaattcaataataatttttatttaaataacatatttatattacaaaaattttaaaatttagaaacccGTTATTACCGCTTCAAGTTGCtcatcattttaaaattttgaattcgaaAAGTTAAAAATCAATTCTGAATTCAAAAAGTTAAAAATCTTGACTAGTTCAGCTCGTATCACTGATTTCTTTTCGAGCAAATGGGTTGAAAAAAGAGAAGCAAATAAAAAAAGTACAACACACAGTAGAATATAGTGTTTTACTTACTATCATATAAATTCAATAAATCAAATGAGTTTACGATTGAATTCGAACTGATAATATTCAAATCCTAAAATCATCCGAATACAAAGTAGGTAGAGTAAATTAAATGGTAAAATGTATGAGAAACCTTGCATGCAGTTTATCACTTTATACAAGTTGAGAAGTAGCCTCACAACGTAACATGGAGGGAATAATATTATAGtaatacttaaaaaaaaaaaaatccaatggCAAATGAACTTTAGAGGCACTAAAGAGGTTGATGGATATAATTGGAATA
This window encodes:
- the LOC129884967 gene encoding heavy metal-associated isoprenylated plant protein 36-like, whose amino-acid sequence is MGSSPPDQEQPPQLPQLHYRTLVLKVSIHCPGCKRKVKKVLQSIEGVYTTDIHPQQQKVIVTGNVEAETLIKKLVRNGRSAELWPEPKPILKEKKPKKKENCDDDDDDEQEDDEHNNNNNDEKTAEHGVRFGGVETFTADVKEVRPDERPPENVAVVERFAAGEQKPGAGQGAKKKKKKKKKSSSGNTNNTNASVGSNGAHPSSESDVSKMGPMNQANPPHSFQHPYPKSYDPNPHTSYYVPQQHQSYVVNYNAANPMVSSGLPYYYIPSSPYMQSDVYSKQQSTPLDSFEILSDENPHACYIM